Part of the Diprion similis isolate iyDipSimi1 chromosome 4, iyDipSimi1.1, whole genome shotgun sequence genome is shown below.
AAGCATACCCGCTGGCCGATGCTACTCTGACAGCAAAGATCTTGAATTTGGTTCAACAAGCAATGAACTACAAGCAGCTTCGCAAAGGAGCAAACGAGGCTACAAAGACGCTTAATCGAGGTCTATCAGAGTTCATCGTGATGGCTGCAGATGCAGAGCCTCTAGAAATCTTACTCCATCTTCCGCTGCTCTGTGAAGACAAGAATGTTCCCTACGTCTTTGTTCGAAGCAAGCAGGCGCTTGGGCGAGCTTGCGGAGTTTCCAGACCTGTAGTCGCTTGCTCGGTAACAGTAAATGAAGGATCTCAGCTTAAGCCACAGATTTTAGCTATCCAACAGGAAATCGAACGGCTATTAGTGTAAAGGCTGTAATAAAGGTACCTCTTTAGGAGTACCTGATTCTAAAAATTAACACACTGTGGAATAAATTCCCATATTTTTCTACACAATCCTGTTTTGCTCTTTCGTTCGAGCAAGTATaccag
Proteins encoded:
- the LOC124405172 gene encoding NHP2-like protein 1 homolog, which codes for MTDQVNPKAYPLADATLTAKILNLVQQAMNYKQLRKGANEATKTLNRGLSEFIVMAADAEPLEILLHLPLLCEDKNVPYVFVRSKQALGRACGVSRPVVACSVTVNEGSQLKPQILAIQQEIERLLV